Within the Candidatus Thermoplasmatota archaeon genome, the region TAGATTTTGATGTAGGAATATCATTTGAGCAAACAATATGATCTAAACCCAGTTCTTTAGAACGTTTTATACAAGCATCAACATCAGATAAAGCGAGTCTATGTTCACTATGGTTAATCAAAGTACCAACAGCACCAGATGCCTTAACAGCCTCTGGTAGAATCCAACCCGTGAAACTACCAGGTTTTATAGGATCTATATGCTGAGCAAAAACAGGTATGCTAACTTTTTTGGCACACATAGATATGTCAGTAGCCTGTACAGCAATCGCCATACTAGCCCCAGTTTCTCTTGATATTTTGTCCATGAGATCTGCGATTTCTAAAACTTTTTCACCAGTGGCCTCTATATATGTTTTCACGTTGAGAACAATAACTGGTGTTTTTAACATAACTTAGTCTCCTCAGATTTTTTGATTTTTGGTATCGATGACCTTTAATATATTATTTCCCATTTCATCTGGACTCGAAATGGATATATTACCTCATGCAAGTTTATTTCTTGGAGTAATACCAGCGCTGCTGCTATTATTCATAAGTCTAAAAGGATTTGAAGGTTTTTTCAAAGAAAAAACAATGTTCATATTTTTTATAGCAGGTATCGTAACAGGTTTTATCTCGGCTGTTATAGAAATTTTGACTTCAAACGTGGGTATATACTACCTTTTTTTATTTCCTATATTAGAGCAAGTTTTTAAAACAATGATACTTAATATTGGCAGATTTCAGGGGAAACGAGAAACAACAATATATGGTCTCACACTTGGGTTGGGTTTCGGATCGATTTTTACACCAGTGTCTATCCTTTTTAGTAATGTCCAAACAACGGATTACTTACTCTTTGGTCTTGTTCTCTTTGGTGCTATCGGAATAATCCTTTTCCAGGGTGCAACTGGAGCTATTATAGGGTATGGTATATATGATGGTAAACTCTCGAAATATTTGCTATTCGTAATTCTATTACACCTTCCAGTTACTATAGTTATTTTTGTAACCAACTTTTATAGGGTAGGATATCTTCAAATCAGCCTTGTTGCATATGGCCTGTTTTTGTACTGGTATGCAACTAAAAAAATAATGCCACGTATCTTATTGCAAAGTCAGAGACGGAAAAGAAGTAAAAAAGAAATAGACATAAAAACAAATTAATCATTACAGTTTTTTAGAAGGTTTTTATTATGAATACGGAAAAAACAGAACCTGATTATAATGTGGTTGAAAAAGATTTGTCAGCGCAACCAGTTGGATATGATTCATTTAAACAACAACCAACTGGTAGCTCGATGCCGACAATAGCTGGTTTAATCTTAATTCTTGCTGGTTTGCTTGGATTGTTTACATGGGCATCATATTTTTTAGTTGATCCAGCGCAGTTAATTTCACAGTTAAATCTACAAGGTATAGAACTACCATCTCAGATAACCCCTGAGCAGATGATATCTATCTTTCAGATGTGTTCTGTTATAGGAATTATATTATCAGTTTTTACATTACTTGGGGGTATATTAGCTTTTAAAAAGAAAAGATGGGAGCTAGCGCTTGTAGGAAGTCTTATGGGATTATTTATAATAGGCCCGTTCCTCTCAGCTAGTATATTATCACTTGTCGGGCTCATACTCGTTGGTATATCAAAGAAAGATTTTCAGTGATCAGATTTGTTTATTTTCTAATGTGTTTTGTACCATCTCCTGTGTTGATGCCGGCGTCTTGATCGAGAAAAATGATATCATCAGAAGTATTACCCCAACTAACATAAAAATAAACCCGATAAAGATTATTATCAGTACGGCACCAATCAAAAAAATCAATCCAGTCGTACCAAACATTTTTACTCCTGTTTTGGCAGCAAGCAAATCTAATGATTTTCTTAAGAATAATGCTGCAACAATAAAGAAAACAAACAGAACAACGAGTGCGATGAATAGGTTGCCAAGCAACCCCATTATTCTATCTGGTGTCATTATACTATGTCCATCTGAAAAGGCTTGTAATGTGAACTCTTCACCAACAGCTTTTTCCTCAATTAAAACCTTAGCAGCACCACCAATCTTTTTAGATATAACCTCATCAACGTACATGATAGCTTCTTTTATTCCTTTGAAGTGATCACCAGATACTCTAACTCCTTTACCGCCCGTGAGCCCTATTGGTTTTATTGCTACTTCACCATTAAGGTCTTCAATGAATTTTTTTGCTTTTTTAGCGTCTGTGAAACTCTCATATTTTAGCTGACCACAAATCTTGTATTTTTTGAGTAAGTTATAACATTTTGTTATATATTGCATATAACAAATTATATAAATTGTGAAGTATATAAAATATTATCTAAGAGTTGAAAAGTATGAAAGAAACTACTAAAAAGAAGATCATAGCGATCACAATCGTGTTAATACTTGTGGTTTCTTCAGTTGTGGTCTACATTGCTCTGGATAATCTAGGATTTTTTAAATCAACTGAAACATTGATACATGAAGAGCCTCCAGAAGAAGTGCCAGATCCTATCGCTATAAAAGTCATGGATATGATGAGGCAGCTTGATGAATCGATGATAAAGGACTATATAGAAAAATTGACTTCTTTTGGGCCTCATGTTACTGCTCGTAGATTTTGGTATAAGCTTTCTAATCGGCCTATTATCGGTAGGTTTTTTGATCTGCCAATTGAGAAGGTGGCTAAGTATCTTTATAATGAGTTTGAAAGCATGGGTTTAGAGGTTAGATATCAATATTGGGAGCAGGAGCCAACGATTAAGAATCTAAAAGT harbors:
- the tpiA gene encoding triose-phosphate isomerase, producing the protein MLKTPVIVLNVKTYIEATGEKVLEIADLMDKISRETGASMAIAVQATDISMCAKKVSIPVFAQHIDPIKPGSFTGWILPEAVKASGAVGTLINHSEHRLALSDVDACIKRSKELGLDHIVCSNDIPTSKSIAVFSPNFIAVEPPELIGGDISVTTADPGIVSGTVDAVKNINKKIRVLCGAGVKNGKDVAKAVELGADGVLLASGVVKAKDRESVLRDLASGL
- a CDS encoding protease PrsW — its product is MDILPHASLFLGVIPALLLLFISLKGFEGFFKEKTMFIFFIAGIVTGFISAVIEILTSNVGIYYLFLFPILEQVFKTMILNIGRFQGKRETTIYGLTLGLGFGSIFTPVSILFSNVQTTDYLLFGLVLFGAIGIILFQGATGAIIGYGIYDGKLSKYLLFVILLHLPVTIVIFVTNFYRVGYLQISLVAYGLFLYWYATKKIMPRILLQSQRRKRSKKEIDIKTN
- a CDS encoding DUF996 domain-containing protein; translation: MQYITKCYNLLKKYKICGQLKYESFTDAKKAKKFIEDLNGEVAIKPIGLTGGKGVRVSGDHFKGIKEAIMYVDEVISKKIGGAAKVLIEEKAVGEEFTLQAFSDGHSIMTPDRIMGLLGNLFIALVVLFVFFIVAALFLRKSLDLLAAKTGVKMFGTTGLIFLIGAVLIIIFIGFIFMLVGVILLMISFFSIKTPASTQEMVQNTLENKQI
- a CDS encoding M20/M25/M40 family metallo-hydrolase; this encodes MKETTKKKIIAITIVLILVVSSVVVYIALDNLGFFKSTETLIHEEPPEEVPDPIAIKVMDMMRQLDESMIKDYIEKLTSFGPHVTARRFWYKLSNRPIIGRFFDLPIEKVAKYLYNEFESMGLEVRYQYWEQEPTIKNLKVPSWFFGWFVGNNIEATLPGTDKNSDEVYVLVAHYDTVPGAPGANDDSSGVAAILAAAKIMSQYSFNHTVRFLTVDGEEQWLMGSRAYAEEAAKNNDNIVATICMDIYDRNTWT